One Flavobacterium cerinum genomic window, TTATACACGTTGACCTGGGTTCCTTAAACGAAAATATTTTTGAAAGCGAATTGTTCGGTTATGCCAAAGGTGCTTTTACCGATGCTAAAGCGGATACACCCGGGCGTTTTGAAGCTGCACAGGACGGCACGATATTTCTTGATGAAATCGGGAATATTCCTTTACACTTGCAATCGAAATTGCTTCAGGTAATTCAGAACAAAACCGTTACCCGTTTAGGAGAAGCCAAAGCACGACCTTTAAATGTTCGGATTATTACAGCGACCAATCTGGATTTGAAACAGGAAGTTGCTTTTAAAAATTTCAGAGAAGATTTGTTTTATCGCATCAATACGATGACCATTATATTACCGCCGTTACGCGAAAGAAAGGACGATATTATTCCGCTTGCTCATTTTCTATTGTCACAACTGACAGAAAAATACGGTCGAAATACTCTTCTGTTCCATGATAAAGCTTTGGAAAACATGGAAAAGCACAACTGGAACGGTAATATTCGGGAAATGGAAAACCGAATTGAACGAGCCGTCATCCTTTGTGAAGATAATATCATTACTGCCACCGATTTGGATTTAGCATTGATCATTCCTGTAAACAATTCTCAAGAAGACGTACAGCTATCCGATCTGGAAAAACGAACAATCGAAAAAACACTGGCAAAACATCAGTATAATATCAGTAAAACCGCCGAGGAATTGGGGTTGTCCCGCGCTGCGCTTTACCGTAGAATTGAAAAATTCGGAATTGCAACAAACGAATAAACTACAACAAGATGACAAAATCTCTAAAACTTTATACCGCTTTTTTTATTCGGTTATTACTCGTACTGGCGATCGTCATAAGTTGTTTTTTTCTTTTCCAGAAGCAACTGTATTATAGTCTTTTTTGTGGTATTTGTCTTGTTGGCTTACTACTATTGGAATTGTTTTATTTTATTAAAAATGCTTTTTTATTTTACGACAAGACCATTTCGGCCATCTTACAAAACGATTTTTCGGCCAGTTATTCCGATGCCTATAAAACCGGAAATTACAGGAAACTTCATGAATTA contains:
- a CDS encoding sigma-54-dependent transcriptional regulator; the protein is MKKTQAQILIIDDQDDILLSAKLLLKKHFEVIHIANSPKKLVQLLADNPIDVVLLDMNYRIGFEDGREGIHWLKEIKLLAPNTVVVLMTAFGKVETAVEGLKSGAFDYVMKPWDNDNLLTVINNAVAKSRKEHKNNPLQQLAARSVFIGNSPTIKQAYTIADKVARTDANVLILGENGTGKYVFAEYIHQHSNRKDHPFIHVDLGSLNENIFESELFGYAKGAFTDAKADTPGRFEAAQDGTIFLDEIGNIPLHLQSKLLQVIQNKTVTRLGEAKARPLNVRIITATNLDLKQEVAFKNFREDLFYRINTMTIILPPLRERKDDIIPLAHFLLSQLTEKYGRNTLLFHDKALENMEKHNWNGNIREMENRIERAVILCEDNIITATDLDLALIIPVNNSQEDVQLSDLEKRTIEKTLAKHQYNISKTAEELGLSRAALYRRIEKFGIATNE